In Halostella litorea, a single window of DNA contains:
- a CDS encoding branched-chain amino acid ABC transporter permease, translated as MRGLVVGLAGVGLSMTYSILNFANFSHGDYLTSGAFAGWATTYLVAGYGNANIGSLLLVGAGGSVFGGAIGAGIVTSPLAVILGMIVAGLSTIALSLLVDRYVYKPIRDEDGIALLITSVGVAFALRYLIQFVFGPGVRGTTDAGGQPEWSLVFIDGTVFVHAHDLTLLVVAGSLMLGVHLLLQRTKLGKAMRAMSDNEDLARVTGIPTERVIRSTWIIGGGLTGIAGYMFVLWKGTLGFNDGWLLLLLVFAAVILGGIGSIYGAIAGGIIIGLTASMSVIWIPSAFGRAAAFLVMITILLFKPQGIFSGRSTA; from the coding sequence ATGCGCGGCCTGGTCGTCGGACTCGCCGGCGTCGGACTCTCGATGACGTACAGCATTCTCAACTTCGCGAACTTCTCGCACGGGGACTACCTCACGAGCGGGGCGTTCGCCGGCTGGGCGACGACGTATCTCGTCGCCGGCTACGGGAACGCCAACATCGGTTCCCTTCTGCTGGTCGGCGCGGGCGGGTCGGTGTTCGGTGGCGCGATCGGTGCCGGCATCGTCACGTCGCCGCTTGCGGTGATTCTCGGGATGATCGTTGCCGGACTGTCGACTATCGCTCTCTCGCTGCTCGTCGACCGGTACGTGTACAAGCCGATCCGTGACGAGGACGGGATCGCCTTGCTCATCACGAGCGTCGGTGTCGCCTTCGCGCTCCGGTACCTGATCCAGTTCGTCTTCGGTCCGGGCGTTCGGGGCACGACCGACGCCGGGGGTCAGCCGGAGTGGAGCCTGGTGTTCATCGACGGGACGGTGTTCGTCCACGCACACGACCTCACGCTGCTGGTCGTGGCCGGGTCGCTGATGCTCGGGGTTCACCTCCTGCTCCAGCGGACCAAACTCGGCAAGGCGATGCGCGCGATGTCTGACAACGAGGATCTCGCTCGCGTCACCGGGATCCCGACCGAGCGGGTCATCCGCTCGACGTGGATCATCGGCGGCGGACTCACCGGTATCGCGGGCTACATGTTCGTCCTCTGGAAGGGGACGCTCGGCTTCAACGACGGCTGGCTGCTTCTCCTGCTCGTGTTCGCCGCCGTCATCCTCGGCGGCATCGGGTCGATATACGGCGCGATCGCCGGCGGGATCATCATCGGGCTGACGGCGTCGATGTCCGTGATCTGGATCCCCTCGGCGTTCGGCCGGGCGGCGGCGTTCCTCGTGATGATAACCATCCTGCTGTTCAAACCGCAGGGGATCTTCAGCGGGAGGTCGACAGCATGA
- a CDS encoding GNAT family N-acetyltransferase, translated as MQIDTPTTDDLAALVDLWVRLADEQRRHGSRLLAEGNRTPVRETIARSVVTGNARIARRDGDIVGFVTYEMDAGTYELDLTRGSVTNLFVRRDDRNAGVGSELLAAAERALAEDGADAVTLEVLAENEAARRFYRRAGYGDRRVVMEKALPDKSDTHSKGDR; from the coding sequence ATGCAGATCGATACCCCGACGACCGACGACCTCGCTGCCCTGGTCGACCTGTGGGTCCGGTTGGCCGACGAGCAGCGCCGACACGGCTCCCGCCTCCTCGCCGAGGGCAACCGGACGCCGGTCCGCGAAACCATCGCCAGAAGCGTCGTCACGGGGAACGCCCGGATCGCCCGCCGGGACGGCGACATCGTGGGCTTCGTCACGTACGAGATGGACGCCGGGACGTACGAACTGGACCTGACGCGGGGGTCAGTCACCAACCTGTTCGTCCGCCGGGACGACCGGAACGCCGGCGTCGGCAGCGAGTTGCTCGCGGCCGCCGAGCGGGCGCTTGCCGAGGACGGAGCGGACGCGGTCACGCTCGAAGTGCTCGCCGAAAACGAGGCGGCCCGACGGTTCTACCGCCGGGCGGGCTACGGCGACCGCCGCGTCGTCATGGAGAAGGCGCTGCCGGACAAAAGCGATACTCACTCAAAGGGCGACCGATAA
- a CDS encoding DUF7331 family protein, with product MAADHQPPADGTDDRYRAYETDDDRFVVYDADNGDAWLHSTVAVPVDR from the coding sequence ATGGCAGCCGACCACCAACCCCCCGCCGACGGAACCGACGACAGATACCGTGCCTACGAGACCGACGACGACCGGTTCGTCGTGTACGACGCCGACAACGGGGACGCGTGGCTCCACTCGACGGTCGCGGTGCCCGTCGATCGATAG
- a CDS encoding PaaI family thioesterase, whose amino-acid sequence MDVESFFEEMPFADLLGVEVTAVDDGHAEGRIEMREDLSWNADRQMAHGGVTFTLADTVGGAALVSLVDQPVPTIDMRIDYLEAGTGDLRAEADVVRCGSDVGVVDVDVFAADGTAVADARGVYKTG is encoded by the coding sequence ATGGACGTGGAGTCATTCTTCGAGGAGATGCCCTTCGCCGACCTGCTCGGGGTCGAAGTGACCGCCGTCGACGACGGTCACGCGGAGGGACGGATCGAGATGCGCGAGGACCTGTCGTGGAACGCCGACCGACAGATGGCCCACGGCGGCGTGACGTTCACGCTCGCCGACACCGTCGGCGGGGCCGCCCTCGTCTCGCTGGTCGACCAGCCCGTGCCGACGATCGACATGCGGATCGACTACCTGGAGGCCGGCACCGGCGACCTGCGCGCGGAGGCGGACGTGGTGCGTTGCGGGAGCGACGTTGGCGTCGTCGACGTGGACGTGTTCGCGGCCGACGGCACCGCCGTCGCCGACGCTCGCGGCGTGTACAAGACGGGGTAG
- a CDS encoding CopG family ribbon-helix-helix protein, whose translation MPRIEVTLPDDVEVQLDQMVDQGEFVNREEAIEELLSLGIKEHQTVAETEERGEVGFEEEMMATDERSIGDDDDGYAF comes from the coding sequence ATGCCCCGCATCGAAGTGACGCTACCGGACGACGTCGAGGTCCAGCTCGATCAGATGGTCGACCAGGGGGAGTTCGTCAACCGCGAGGAGGCGATAGAGGAGCTGCTGTCGCTCGGCATCAAGGAACACCAGACCGTCGCGGAGACCGAGGAGCGCGGCGAGGTCGGCTTCGAGGAGGAGATGATGGCGACCGACGAGCGTTCCATCGGCGACGACGACGACGGCTACGCGTTCTAG
- a CDS encoding amidohydrolase family protein, whose amino-acid sequence MATPDVLADEPRAIDTHAHQPTEEFLHDAGGQMMRDAADRFGTDLETHGYDEMIAEYRDAGVGRAVLLGWDAETNTGNPPVPNDYVAEVRDEYDDFFVGFASVDPLKDDCVAEARRAVEDLDLSGFKFQQIAQGFDPSDPEHEELFATIEELGVPVVFHGGNSTLGACSPGGRGLKIKYGNPMLIDDVAAEHPDLQILIAHPAFPWEKEQLAICQQKGNVYMDLSGWMPNYIDEQVLHYAKTLLSDKVMFGTDYPMLDPEPWLSQFADLEFPEDIQRKLLWENAERFLDL is encoded by the coding sequence ATGGCGACGCCCGACGTTCTCGCGGACGAGCCCCGCGCCATCGACACGCACGCCCACCAGCCGACCGAGGAGTTCCTCCACGACGCCGGCGGGCAGATGATGCGCGACGCCGCCGACCGCTTCGGCACGGACTTGGAGACCCACGGCTATGACGAGATGATCGCGGAGTACCGCGACGCCGGCGTCGGCCGCGCGGTCCTGCTGGGCTGGGACGCCGAGACCAACACCGGCAACCCGCCGGTTCCCAACGACTACGTCGCGGAGGTGCGCGACGAGTACGACGACTTCTTCGTCGGCTTCGCCTCCGTCGACCCGCTCAAGGACGACTGCGTGGCCGAGGCCCGGCGCGCGGTCGAGGATCTGGACCTCTCGGGGTTCAAGTTCCAGCAGATCGCACAGGGGTTCGACCCGAGCGACCCCGAACACGAGGAACTGTTCGCCACCATCGAGGAACTCGGCGTACCGGTCGTGTTCCACGGCGGCAACTCCACGCTCGGCGCGTGCAGCCCCGGCGGGCGCGGCCTCAAGATCAAGTACGGGAACCCGATGCTGATAGACGACGTGGCCGCGGAGCATCCCGACCTGCAGATCCTGATCGCCCACCCCGCGTTCCCGTGGGAGAAAGAGCAACTGGCCATCTGCCAGCAGAAGGGCAACGTGTACATGGATCTCTCGGGCTGGATGCCCAACTACATCGACGAGCAGGTGCTCCACTACGCGAAGACGCTGCTGTCGGACAAGGTGATGTTCGGCACGGACTACCCGATGCTCGACCCGGAGCCGTGGCTGTCGCAGTTCGCCGACCTCGAGTTCCCCGAGGACATCCAGCGGAAGCTCCTCTGGGAGAACGCGGAACGCTTCCTCGACCTCTAG
- a CDS encoding alpha/beta hydrolase: protein MRTELDDEVAVVVERIEREGIPEWHALSVESARRIEDEVFGGADPPPVDLVRDMAIDGPGGDLPLRVYRPDVETPVPVVVFYHGGGWTLGTLDSSDDICRRFARRTGAVVVAVDYRLAPEHPFPAAIDDAYATLQWVAEHAGAVGGDPERLAVAGTSAGGNLAAATALRARAVGGPDLAAQALCYPMVDDAAADGGDVGGSYAENADGPLLTRRDVAWFWNQYLRSDVDRANPYAVPARATDLAGLPPATVVTCGHDPLHDEGADYAAALAEEGVEVDHLHYPSVPHGVLSLADDAAVADEAFDDVAASLRARL from the coding sequence ATGCGCACGGAACTCGATGACGAGGTCGCGGTGGTCGTCGAGCGCATCGAGCGGGAGGGGATCCCGGAGTGGCACGCGCTGTCGGTCGAGTCGGCGCGCCGGATCGAGGACGAGGTGTTCGGCGGCGCGGACCCGCCGCCGGTCGACCTCGTCCGCGACATGGCCATCGACGGGCCGGGCGGCGACCTGCCGCTCCGGGTCTACCGCCCCGACGTCGAGACGCCCGTGCCGGTCGTCGTCTTCTACCACGGCGGCGGGTGGACGCTCGGGACGCTGGACTCGTCGGACGACATCTGCCGGCGGTTTGCCCGCCGAACTGGCGCGGTCGTCGTCGCCGTCGACTACCGCCTCGCGCCGGAGCACCCGTTCCCGGCGGCGATAGACGACGCGTACGCGACGCTCCAGTGGGTCGCCGAGCACGCGGGCGCGGTCGGCGGCGACCCCGAGCGCCTCGCGGTCGCCGGCACGAGCGCGGGCGGCAATCTCGCCGCGGCGACGGCGCTTCGGGCACGGGCCGTGGGTGGCCCCGACCTCGCGGCGCAGGCGCTGTGCTACCCGATGGTCGACGACGCCGCGGCCGACGGCGGCGACGTCGGCGGGTCCTACGCGGAGAACGCCGACGGCCCGCTTCTGACGCGGCGCGACGTGGCGTGGTTCTGGAACCAGTACCTGCGGAGCGACGTCGACCGGGCGAACCCGTACGCGGTGCCGGCCCGCGCGACCGACCTCGCCGGCCTCCCGCCCGCGACGGTCGTCACCTGCGGCCACGACCCGCTGCACGACGAGGGGGCCGACTACGCCGCGGCGCTGGCCGAGGAAGGCGTCGAGGTGGACCACCTGCACTACCCGTCGGTCCCCCACGGCGTCCTGAGCCTCGCGGACGACGCGGCCGTCGCCGACGAGGCGTTCGACGACGTCGCGGCGTCGCTCCGGGCGCGGCTCTGA
- the kynU gene encoding kynureninase → MDELDADAAVAERRDEADPLAEFADRFHVPDDGLYMDGNSLGPLSTDAERTLDRVVEEWREMGIEGWTEGEPPWFRYAERLGDRLAPLLGADGDEVVIANSTTVNVHNLVGTFLDRADGDAVVVDELDFPTDHYAVRAQLRQRGLDPEEKLVVVESRDGRTIAAEDVVAAMDERDDAGVVFLPSVLYRSGQLLDVERITAAAHERGLLAGFDLAHSVGVVPHDLSAHGVDFATWCSYKYLNAGPGAIAGLYVNERHFGETPALAGWWGHEKETQFEMNMTYTPADSAGAWQTGTVPMLSAAPLEGSLEVLHDAGIDAVREKSVELTEYLIELVDDELADYGYAVGTPRDPDRRGGHVALEHDEAERISAALRDRGVVVDYRPPNVVRTCPSPLYTSFRDVYDAAAHCRDVVASGEYETYDAEGEVS, encoded by the coding sequence ATGGATGAACTCGACGCCGACGCCGCGGTCGCCGAGCGCCGCGACGAGGCCGACCCGCTCGCCGAGTTCGCGGACCGGTTTCACGTCCCCGACGACGGGCTGTACATGGACGGCAACTCGCTCGGGCCGCTGTCGACTGACGCCGAGCGGACGCTGGACCGCGTGGTCGAGGAGTGGCGCGAGATGGGCATCGAGGGGTGGACCGAGGGCGAGCCGCCGTGGTTCCGCTACGCCGAGCGCCTCGGCGACCGCCTCGCGCCGCTGCTGGGCGCGGACGGGGACGAGGTGGTGATCGCCAACTCGACGACGGTCAACGTCCACAACCTCGTGGGGACGTTCCTCGACCGGGCCGACGGCGACGCGGTGGTCGTCGACGAACTCGACTTCCCGACGGACCACTACGCGGTCCGCGCCCAGTTGCGCCAGCGCGGCCTCGACCCGGAGGAGAAACTCGTCGTGGTTGAGAGCCGCGACGGCCGGACGATAGCGGCCGAGGACGTGGTCGCCGCGATGGACGAGCGCGACGACGCCGGCGTCGTGTTCCTCCCGAGCGTGCTGTACCGGAGCGGCCAGTTGCTCGACGTGGAGCGGATCACCGCCGCGGCCCACGAGCGCGGCCTGCTGGCGGGGTTCGACCTCGCACACTCCGTCGGCGTCGTCCCGCACGACCTCTCCGCTCACGGCGTCGACTTCGCGACGTGGTGTAGCTACAAGTACCTCAACGCCGGGCCGGGCGCCATCGCCGGCCTCTACGTGAACGAGCGCCACTTCGGCGAGACGCCGGCGCTGGCCGGGTGGTGGGGCCACGAGAAGGAGACGCAGTTCGAGATGAACATGACCTACACCCCGGCCGACTCCGCGGGCGCGTGGCAGACGGGGACGGTGCCGATGCTCTCGGCCGCGCCGCTGGAGGGGTCGCTGGAGGTGCTCCACGACGCGGGGATCGACGCGGTGCGGGAGAAATCGGTCGAACTCACCGAGTACCTGATCGAACTGGTCGACGACGAACTCGCCGACTACGGCTACGCCGTCGGCACGCCCCGGGACCCGGACCGCCGCGGCGGCCACGTCGCGCTGGAACACGACGAGGCCGAACGGATCAGCGCGGCCCTGCGCGACCGCGGCGTCGTGGTCGACTACCGGCCGCCGAACGTCGTCCGGACGTGCCCGTCGCCGCTGTACACCTCGTTCCGCGACGTGTACGACGCCGCGGCGCACTGCCGTGACGTGGTCGCCTCCGGCGAGTACGAAACGTACGACGCGGAGGGGGAGGTCTCGTAG
- a CDS encoding DUF6517 family protein: MTLSRRAFGGLVSGGIVAGSGCLGFILGNEAQEFSASPATAGDASLDETGYEQANDEETSKQEVSRTFSAAGQEREVVATNYMSEYERSVSFLGMEQQAAVFVAFSTPKVDLFGKTFNPIDDMSNRELIQQVQGRYEGMEVGQEEGTTQIDTLGETVELSKFPGQADLDGTSVDVYIHIGQVSHDGDFVVPIAVYPQEIDDREEQNVVSLVEGLEH, translated from the coding sequence ATGACGCTGTCACGACGCGCGTTCGGCGGGCTGGTGAGTGGGGGGATCGTCGCGGGGTCGGGCTGTCTCGGCTTCATCCTGGGCAACGAGGCCCAGGAGTTCTCGGCGTCCCCGGCGACGGCCGGCGACGCCAGCCTCGACGAGACGGGATACGAGCAGGCGAACGACGAGGAGACGAGCAAACAGGAAGTGTCGCGGACGTTCTCCGCGGCCGGCCAGGAGCGCGAGGTCGTCGCGACGAACTACATGAGCGAGTACGAGCGCAGCGTCTCGTTCCTCGGCATGGAGCAGCAGGCGGCGGTGTTCGTCGCGTTCTCGACCCCGAAGGTCGACCTCTTCGGGAAGACGTTCAACCCCATCGACGACATGTCGAACCGGGAGCTGATCCAGCAGGTCCAGGGCAGGTACGAGGGGATGGAGGTCGGGCAGGAGGAGGGGACGACCCAGATCGACACGCTCGGCGAGACGGTCGAACTGTCGAAGTTCCCGGGCCAGGCGGACCTCGACGGCACCTCCGTCGACGTGTACATCCACATCGGGCAGGTCAGCCACGACGGCGACTTCGTGGTCCCGATCGCCGTCTACCCCCAGGAGATCGACGACCGGGAGGAGCAAAACGTCGTTTCGCTCGTCGAAGGTCTGGAGCACTGA
- the cysS gene encoding cysteine--tRNA ligase produces the protein MTLRVTNTLTGEKEPFEPQDPDSVLLYLCGLTTSDPAHLGHARAWVHTDVIHRWLEHEGYGVRHVENFTDVNEKIVARVGEDGDGEADVAESYVADTLRDMRSLNLKRATVYPRVSEHVPEIIEMVETLVEKGYAYEADGSVYFDVTEFPDYGKLSNQELEEMEAQGADGTRGEKRNPADFALWKAGGVDADEIAEHQHGGADPAEEAAATAETWDSPWGEGRPGWHIECSAMSTTHLDDTIDVHVAGQDLVFPHNENEVAQSEAATGQQFARYWVHVRLLETAGEKMSSSLRNFATVENLVAEEGANVVRAFLLSTAYHNRATFSEDTLSEARDRWERLDRAYDRAVEAVDGVDARTKVEDADLRDAVDAARADATAAMNDDFNTRGALAALTDLAGAVNRHVDERDAYDYRALRRAVEAFDEFGGDVLGLTFGDATADGDARLAEEAIELVLDLREREREAGNYERADELRDELEALGITVEDSDDGPTFRR, from the coding sequence ATGACCCTTCGCGTGACGAACACGCTCACGGGCGAGAAGGAGCCGTTCGAGCCGCAGGACCCCGACTCCGTGCTGCTCTACCTCTGTGGCCTGACGACCTCCGACCCCGCCCACCTCGGCCACGCGCGGGCGTGGGTGCACACCGACGTCATCCACCGCTGGCTCGAACACGAGGGGTACGGCGTCCGTCACGTCGAGAACTTCACCGACGTGAACGAGAAGATAGTCGCCCGCGTCGGCGAGGACGGCGACGGCGAGGCCGACGTGGCCGAGAGCTACGTCGCCGACACCCTGCGCGACATGCGCTCGCTGAACCTGAAGCGCGCAACGGTGTACCCCCGCGTCTCCGAGCACGTGCCGGAGATAATCGAGATGGTCGAGACGCTGGTCGAGAAGGGGTACGCCTACGAGGCCGACGGCTCGGTGTACTTCGACGTGACCGAGTTCCCCGACTACGGGAAGCTCTCGAACCAGGAGCTAGAGGAGATGGAGGCCCAGGGCGCGGACGGCACCCGCGGCGAGAAGCGTAACCCCGCCGACTTCGCGCTGTGGAAGGCCGGCGGAGTCGACGCCGACGAGATAGCCGAACACCAACACGGCGGGGCCGACCCGGCCGAGGAGGCGGCCGCGACCGCCGAGACGTGGGACTCGCCGTGGGGCGAGGGCCGCCCCGGCTGGCACATCGAGTGCTCGGCGATGTCGACGACCCACCTCGACGACACGATCGACGTCCACGTCGCCGGGCAGGACCTCGTCTTCCCCCACAACGAGAACGAGGTCGCCCAGAGCGAGGCCGCCACCGGCCAGCAGTTCGCCCGGTACTGGGTCCACGTCCGCCTGCTGGAGACGGCCGGCGAGAAGATGTCGTCGTCGCTGCGGAACTTCGCGACCGTCGAGAACCTCGTCGCGGAGGAGGGCGCGAACGTCGTCCGGGCGTTCCTGCTGTCGACGGCGTACCACAACCGCGCGACGTTCTCCGAGGACACGCTGAGCGAGGCCCGCGACCGCTGGGAGCGGCTGGACCGCGCCTACGACCGCGCCGTCGAGGCCGTCGACGGCGTCGACGCCCGCACGAAAGTCGAGGACGCGGACCTCCGCGATGCGGTCGACGCCGCCCGCGCGGACGCGACGGCGGCGATGAACGACGACTTCAACACCCGCGGGGCGCTGGCCGCCCTGACCGACCTGGCGGGCGCGGTCAACCGCCACGTCGACGAGCGCGACGCCTACGACTACCGCGCGCTCCGGCGGGCCGTCGAGGCGTTCGACGAGTTCGGCGGCGACGTGCTCGGGCTGACGTTCGGCGACGCGACCGCCGACGGCGACGCGCGCCTCGCCGAGGAGGCGATCGAACTCGTGCTCGACCTCCGCGAGCGGGAGCGCGAGGCCGGCAACTACGAGCGCGCCGACGAACTCCGCGACGAACTGGAAGCGCTCGGGATTACCGTCGAGGACTCCGACGACGGCCCGACGTTCCGGCGCTGA
- a CDS encoding cupredoxin domain-containing protein, translating to MTRNDPTSTSGASRRDLLRYAAATGAVAGIGGVATAQDGTETGDGQDGTESGDGNGTAGGQDGDVHPAFGFPALSDDVEPPVEPDHVVEARTEPREDRPNPEFFFTPTGLFVEPGDTVRFSMVSPSHNAMAYHPGFGRTRRVPEGVPPISSPLFAEGAYWLYTFDEPGVYDLYCGPHEFLGMAMRVVAGEASGPGAEPVPEPAFTAGVEGPEPGAGNAADGNATAGNDTAAPGTTGNVTAGDAAGNATAGNATTGNATADGATGGSQADLTPPTGLAASVLRADALAPENVIDAGTVAWDDLPAEVKEFPSGGG from the coding sequence ATGACACGGAACGACCCGACGTCGACGAGCGGCGCGTCGCGACGCGACCTCCTGCGGTACGCGGCCGCGACCGGCGCGGTCGCCGGGATCGGCGGCGTCGCGACGGCACAGGACGGCACGGAGACGGGGGACGGACAGGACGGGACGGAATCGGGCGACGGGAACGGAACCGCCGGCGGTCAGGACGGCGACGTTCATCCGGCGTTCGGCTTCCCGGCGCTCTCCGACGACGTCGAACCGCCCGTCGAACCGGACCACGTCGTCGAGGCGCGCACCGAGCCCCGCGAGGACCGCCCGAACCCCGAGTTCTTCTTCACCCCGACGGGGCTGTTCGTGGAGCCGGGCGACACCGTCCGGTTCTCGATGGTCTCGCCGTCCCACAACGCGATGGCGTACCACCCCGGGTTCGGCCGGACCCGGCGGGTGCCGGAGGGCGTACCGCCCATCTCGTCGCCGCTGTTCGCCGAGGGGGCGTACTGGCTGTACACGTTCGACGAGCCGGGCGTGTACGACCTCTACTGCGGCCCCCACGAGTTCCTCGGCATGGCGATGCGCGTCGTCGCCGGGGAGGCGAGCGGCCCGGGCGCCGAGCCGGTGCCGGAGCCGGCGTTCACGGCCGGCGTCGAGGGCCCCGAGCCCGGCGCTGGGAACGCGGCCGACGGCAACGCCACGGCCGGAAACGACACCGCGGCCCCGGGAACGACCGGGAACGTGACAGCCGGCGACGCGGCGGGGAACGCGACGGCTGGCAACGCGACGACGGGCAACGCCACCGCCGACGGCGCGACGGGCGGCAGTCAGGCCGACCTGACGCCGCCGACCGGGCTCGCCGCGTCGGTGCTCCGCGCCGACGCGCTCGCGCCGGAGAACGTGATCGACGCCGGGACGGTGGCCTGGGACGACCTCCCGGCGGAGGTCAAGGAGTTCCCATCGGGCGGAGGGTGA
- a CDS encoding DUF7523 family protein — MSLAERTRGAVAERPFLVDALRAGVCNYTATARFLDVDGDEDAVATALRRYAADLPAYETAGRDARVTMESGLGRVDDPADALLVAGGTALAPGEGLLTGVLAVGDVDAATLAAVLRRLESADVSVEAAATAGDALVVAVPRRAGADAVRTMEDALTAVPVPSAEGGSGRR, encoded by the coding sequence ATGTCACTCGCCGAACGAACGCGGGGGGCGGTCGCCGAGCGCCCGTTCCTCGTCGACGCGCTCCGGGCGGGCGTCTGCAACTACACCGCCACCGCCCGCTTCCTCGACGTGGACGGCGACGAGGACGCCGTCGCGACCGCGCTCCGCCGGTACGCCGCCGACCTGCCCGCCTACGAGACGGCCGGCCGGGACGCCCGCGTGACGATGGAGAGCGGGCTCGGGCGGGTCGACGACCCTGCCGACGCGCTGCTCGTCGCGGGCGGGACCGCGCTCGCGCCGGGAGAGGGGTTGCTCACCGGCGTGCTGGCGGTGGGCGACGTCGACGCGGCGACGCTGGCCGCCGTCCTGCGTCGGCTGGAAAGCGCGGACGTGTCGGTTGAGGCCGCGGCGACGGCCGGCGACGCGCTCGTCGTGGCCGTCCCGCGCCGGGCGGGGGCGGACGCCGTCCGGACGATGGAGGACGCGCTGACCGCGGTCCCGGTCCCGTCGGCGGAAGGCGGCAGCGGCCGGCGGTAA
- a CDS encoding CbiX/SirB N-terminal domain-containing protein, protein MQALVIVAHGSHLNPDSSSPTYRHADTVRETGAFDEVRTGFWKEEPHFREVLRTVESDEVYVVPLFVSEGYFTEDVIPRELRVDDEVGLDDPDPGWEPRDATPDDVDKEVHYCGPVGTHDAMSDVIVQRAESVTGDPDVGDGFGLAVVGHGTERNENSAKAIEYHADRIGERGRFDEVQALFMDEEPEVDDVTDYFESDDVVVVPLFIADGYHTQEDIPEDMGMTDDYREGWETPTEVDGHRIWYSGAVGTEDLMADVVLERAEEAGADVGDAVERVRELTGGVGTPADD, encoded by the coding sequence ATGCAAGCGCTGGTCATCGTGGCACACGGCTCCCACCTGAACCCGGACTCCAGTTCCCCGACGTACCGGCACGCCGACACCGTCCGCGAGACGGGCGCGTTCGACGAGGTACGGACCGGCTTCTGGAAGGAGGAACCCCACTTCCGCGAGGTGCTGCGCACCGTCGAGAGCGACGAGGTGTACGTCGTCCCGCTGTTCGTCAGCGAGGGATACTTCACCGAGGACGTGATCCCGCGGGAGCTCCGGGTCGACGACGAGGTCGGCCTCGACGACCCCGACCCCGGCTGGGAGCCCCGCGACGCGACGCCCGACGACGTGGACAAGGAGGTCCACTACTGCGGCCCCGTCGGCACGCACGACGCGATGAGCGACGTCATCGTCCAGCGCGCCGAGAGCGTCACCGGCGACCCGGACGTGGGCGACGGCTTCGGCCTCGCGGTCGTCGGCCACGGCACCGAGCGCAACGAGAACAGCGCGAAGGCCATCGAGTACCACGCCGACCGCATCGGCGAGCGCGGCCGCTTCGACGAGGTGCAGGCGCTGTTCATGGACGAGGAGCCGGAGGTCGACGACGTCACCGACTACTTCGAGAGCGACGACGTCGTGGTCGTCCCGCTGTTCATCGCGGACGGCTACCACACCCAGGAGGACATCCCGGAGGACATGGGGATGACCGACGACTACCGCGAAGGGTGGGAGACGCCCACCGAGGTCGACGGCCACCGGATCTGGTACTCCGGGGCGGTCGGCACCGAGGACCTGATGGCCGACGTCGTGCTGGAGCGCGCCGAGGAGGCCGGCGCGGACGTGGGCGACGCGGTCGAGCGGGTCCGGGAACTGACCGGCGGCGTCGGGACGCCCGCCGACGACTGA
- a CDS encoding ArsR/SmtB family transcription factor has translation MSEDRELDGVLDVLSDEYARSILAEASTEPMSAKTLSDRCDASLPTVYRRIERLKEHDLVEERTRVKPDGGHHKVYTATLASVSIELDDGEYETSVERTDRTASLDADDAADRLTYMWENL, from the coding sequence GTGAGCGAGGATCGGGAGCTCGACGGCGTCCTCGACGTGCTCAGCGACGAGTACGCCAGGTCGATCCTCGCGGAGGCCAGCACCGAACCAATGTCCGCGAAAACGCTGAGCGACCGGTGTGACGCGTCGCTTCCGACCGTATACCGGCGCATCGAACGGCTCAAGGAACACGACCTCGTCGAGGAGCGGACCCGCGTGAAGCCGGACGGCGGCCACCACAAGGTGTACACGGCGACGCTGGCCTCGGTCTCGATCGAACTGGACGACGGGGAGTACGAAACCAGCGTGGAGCGGACCGACCGCACGGCGTCGCTCGACGCGGACGACGCCGCGGACCGCCTCACCTACATGTGGGAGAACCTCTGA
- a CDS encoding DUF7521 family protein has protein sequence MTIATTPIEWAILAVSAASTAVGLYVAYQAYRGYRRHRSRPMQYLSLGLIILLGVTFVSAFVGSLLLRGGVVPGDYRPGFTLLVRLLQLLGVAFIAYSLSLRG, from the coding sequence ATGACCATCGCAACCACACCCATCGAGTGGGCCATCCTGGCCGTCTCGGCCGCCTCGACGGCCGTCGGACTGTACGTCGCCTATCAGGCGTACCGCGGCTACCGCCGCCACCGGAGCAGGCCGATGCAGTACCTCTCGCTCGGCCTGATCATCCTGCTCGGCGTGACGTTCGTCTCGGCGTTCGTCGGCTCCCTGCTGCTGCGGGGCGGGGTCGTCCCCGGCGACTACCGGCCGGGGTTCACCCTGCTCGTGCGCCTGCTCCAACTGCTCGGCGTGGCCTTCATCGCCTACTCGCTGTCGCTCCGGGGCTGA